GACTTCTCGTCGGACGCCGGTAAGGGCGCGGGAAGATATTCCGCAACGGCCTTATCGATCAGGAGCGTCAGCTTGCCGCTCGCCGGACGAATGATTTGCGAGGGGTAGGTCTCGGGCTGATAGGGGCCCGTGAAGACCTCGTTCAACAGCTTGGCCTTGGCCGAGCCTTCGATCAGAAAGGCCACATCTCGGCTTTGATTGATGACCGGCCAGGTGAGCGTAACGCGCCAGGTGTCCTTCTGCGGAACGTGGTTTGCGATCGCGAGGCGTGAGATCTCGTTAAGCCCTTCGGTGTGCGGGAAGAGCGAGGCGGTGTGGCCGTCGTCTCCCATGCCGAGGAAGAGAAGATCGAAGGTCGGGGTCTCGGCGCCTTCAAGCTTGAAGCTGTTGCGCAGGTCGGACTCATACTTCGACGCAGCGACCTCAGGATCCAGTTCGCCCTCGATGCGGTGTACCTGCGCCGGGGGGAGCGGCACGAAGTCCAGGAGGTTTTCGCGGGTCATGCGGTAGTTGGAGTCGCTGTCGGTCGGGGGAACCGTGCGCTCGTCAACGAAGAAGAGGTCGATCTTGTCCCAGGGGGTCTCGGTCAGGTATGGATACTTTGGATCGGCGAGGATCTTGAACATGGTCTTCGGCGTACTCCCGCCGGAGATGGCAATGCGAACACGGCCACGGGCCTGCGAGACCTGACTCGCCGTCTCGGAAAAGAGCAGGGCTCCCGCCTCGGCCGTAGCGATCGACGTGGGGTAGACCTTATAAGTGAGCGTAACGGGACGTGGCATCTGCTTCCAATCCTTCCAGGTGATCAAACACTTCGCGAGCCTTTGGCTCCCTCATCGAAGCGGTAGAAGTGAGCGTAACTCAAACGGACTGCCTTCCGGAAGCGCCGATAGGAGGATGCGTGGGCAGCCGAAGAGAGTCATAACGCCAAAACAGACCGGGGAGACCGGAACCATCCGATCTCCCCAGGCAAGTAGTACCGTCCTAGAGTTTGCGCCACTTCCGGCCGTCGGCCTTCAGCAGGGCATCCGAGGTTGCCGGACCCCAGGACCCGGCAGGGTAGTTGGGAAGGTCGCTGAGCGGCGTTTTCTTCCAGTTTTCGAGGATGGGCGTGATGAGCGCCCAGGTGGCTTCGACACCGTCACGATGGGCGAACAGCGTCGCGTCCCCGAGCATGGCGTCGAGCAGAAGGCGTTCGTAGCCGTTGTTCGACGAAGGCCCGAAGGCGTCCGCGTAGCTGAAGTCCATGTCAACCGCGCTGATGTCCATCGATGGACCAGGCACCTTGGCGCCAAAGCGCAGGGTGATGCCATCATCCGGCTGGATGCGCATCGAGATGAAATTCGGCTCGATGTGCTCGGACGTTCCCTCTTTCTTGAAGAGGCGAAGCGGCGGCTGCTTGAACATGATGGTGATCTCGGTGAGTCGCTTCGTCATCCGCTTACCGGCGCGAATGTAGAACGGAACACCCGCCCAGCGCCAGTTCTCGATCTCAAGTTTGAGCGCGGCATACGTCTCGGTCTGCGAGGTCGGGCTCACGCGGTCTTCCTCGCGATAGCCGGCCGCTGGCTTTCCATTGATCGTCGACGGACCGTACTGACCGCGGATCGCATGCTCCGGCGCGATCGGCTGGATCGCCCGCCATACCTTCACTTTCTCCGCGCGAACAGCTGATGCCTCGAACGAGACCGGAGGCTCCATCGCGATGAAGCTGAGAACTTCCATGACGTGGTTCTGGACGACGTCGCGCAGCGCACCGGCGCCTTCGTAGAATGGCCCGCGGCCTTCAATGCCGATCGACTCCGCCGCGGTGATCTCGACGTGGTCGATATAGTTGCGGTTCCAGACATTCTCGAAGATCGAATTCGCGAACCGGAAGACCAGGATGTTCTGAACCGTCTCCTTGCCGAGATAGTGATCGATGCGGAAGATCTGGTCCTCATCGAACACCTTGTTGACCTCGTCGTTGAGGGCGCGAGCGCTCTCAAGGTCGTGGCCGAAGGGCTTCTCGATGATGGTACGCACCCAGGTCCTGTCGCTCGTCGGCTTCGACATGCCGTGCTCACCGAGCAGCTTGATGATGTCAGAGAAGTACTCGGGAGCGGTCGCGAGATAGAACAACCGATTGCCCTTGGTGCCGAACTTCTCGTCGATACCGGAGAGGACGGCCTTGAGCGAGTCGTATCCCTTGGGATCGTCGAAGTTCATCGCGTGATAGGAGACCTTCGAGATGAACGGATCGAGCTTCGGATCGTCCTTCTCGACGCCGCCGCCGGCGATGACGCCTTCCTTCATATCAGGCGGAAAACTCTGCTCGAGCGGACGGCGCGCAACGCCGACTACCGCGATCTCGGACGGAAGCAGGTTCCCCTGCTCGAGGTGGTAGAGCGCTGGCAGAAGCTTACGCTTGGTGAGATCTCCGGATGCCCCGAAGATGACGACGATACAAGGATCCGGCTTGCGCTCTGGAGCGGCCGGTGGCGGCGGGGTGACGGAGATTTCGGTGTTTGTCATATCTGCTTCCTTTCGAATGCTACAGGCTACGCGGCGACGCCATAGTCTGCGAGTGAAGTGCGAAGTTGCTCGGAGGAATCGAAGCGGATGGCACGCATGCCGAGCGCAACGGCTGCCTCGCAGTTCTCCTGTTTATCGTCGATAAACAGGGCGGACTGCGCGGGAAGGCCGGAGATCTCGACGGCGGCGCGGTAGATGTCGGGGTGCGGCTTCATCACGTGGACATAGCCCGAGCAGATGAAGTAGTCGAAACAGGGTCGAAGCGCGAACGCATCCAGACGATGATCGTTGAGTTCGCGCGACTCGTTGTTGAGGGTGGCCTGGCGGTAGCGTCCGCTGTCCTTGAGAGACTTGAGGATCTCGAACGAGCCAGGGTGAAGGATCGCACTCTCCGCGCAGACGCGCGGCCAGAGGTCCTCGAAGGTGAAGGAGCGGGGGTGAACAAAGAGCGTCTGATCGAAGAAGGTTCGCGCCGAGGAAAGCCCGCGTTCCCAGTAAAAATTTGCCGCCTCATGCCGTGATTCGTAGTCCGGGAGATCGACACCAAGACCACCAAGAACCCGGGCACGCTGGTGGCGATCCCACCCGTTGGTGAGAAGCACGCCCCCGATATCCCAGAAGATCGTTCGAATGGAACTCACTCGCCCTCCGGGAAGTCCGCGCCGATGGTGAGCGACTCCCATTGATCGAGTTCCTGCTTCCATCCGTCGAGACGCGTGCGGAAACGCGTCAACGCGATCTTTCCAAGCAGAAGATGAAGCGGCGGTTTTTCGGCGCCAACGACATCAAGGATCGCCTGCACGGCCTTCGCCGGGTCGCCCGGCTGCTTGCCTGCCTGGTCGTGGAAGTACTCGCGCGTCTTCCCTGCGGTCGGGTCGTAGTCCGGAATCCTTGCCTCTGCCTCGACGCCGGAACGTCCCAGGAAGTCCGTGCGAAATGGGCCTGGCTCAATAATCGTAACGGCGATGCCAAGGGGCTTCAACTCAGCTGCGAGCGCCTCCGAGAAGCCTTCTACCGCGAACTTGCTCGCGTTGTAGAATCCCCAGCCGGGCGACCCGATGAGACCGCCGATCGACGAGAGGTTCACGACGTGTCCGGACTTCTGCGCTCGCAGGTACGGAAGAACAGCACGGGTGAGTCGGATGAGCCCAAAGACGTTCGTCTCGAAGACCGGCATGTATTCGGCTTCGGTTGCCTCTTCGATGGCTCCGGCGAGGCCGTATCCGGCATTGTTGACGAGCACATCCACGCGGCCGAACTTCGTGATCGCACCAACCACCGCATTCTCGATCGAAGCAGCGCTGGTGACGTCGAGCGGAAGCACGAGGGCCGTCTGCGGAAATTCGTCTGCAAGCTCGGCGATCTGTTCCGGCTTCCTCGCCGTCGCGACCACCTTGTCTCCGCGCCGCAGAGCCCGCTCGGCAAGGTCGCGGCCAAAGCCCGTCGAGGACCCCGTGATGAACCAGACGCGTTGGTTCTTCGATTCAGTCATGATTCTTTCGATGCGACAGGGCCGGTTTTCGGTGCGGAACGGAGTACGTAACAAAGGCTGATCGAGTCAACGATCAGTCCTGCTCGTACTCCCAATCATCTTCCGGATCGGGTGGAACGCTATCTTCATATGTGGCCTGGAGCGATGTGTTGCGCTCGCCCGGGGCCGGAGTGTCGGTCAGCTTCTTGACCATCTCTTTCTCACTCGTGACCATCATGTCTCCTGCGATGTTGCGGGAGGACGGCCCGTCCAGCCTAAGTGCCGGACCGCCCTCCCCGTTGTGTCGCCTACTTCTTGACCAGGCCCTTCGCCACCTCGACCACATGCGCGGCCGAGATGCCCAGCTTGTCCTGCACCAGCGGAGCCGGAGCCGACGCACCAAACCGGTCGAGGCCGATTACCGCGCCATGACGCCCGATGTACTTGTACCAGCCCATGGTCGCGCCCGCTTCGAGTGCGATCTTCGGCACGTCGTGCGGGAACAGGGAGCTGATGTACTCCTCACCGGCTTCTTCGAGCAGTTTGAAGCTGGGCATTGAGATGACGGTCGCCAGGATACCGGCTTCCTTCAGCTCCAGCGCCGCCTTCATGATCATCGCCACTTCAGAGCCAGCCGCGACCAGGATGACGTCCTTGCCGAACGACTCAAGCACATAAGCGCCCTTGCGGGTTCCTTCGAGCACTTTGTACTTCACCGCGTCG
This genomic window from Granulicella sibirica contains:
- a CDS encoding oxidoreductase gives rise to the protein MTESKNQRVWFITGSSTGFGRDLAERALRRGDKVVATARKPEQIAELADEFPQTALVLPLDVTSAASIENAVVGAITKFGRVDVLVNNAGYGLAGAIEEATEAEYMPVFETNVFGLIRLTRAVLPYLRAQKSGHVVNLSSIGGLIGSPGWGFYNASKFAVEGFSEALAAELKPLGIAVTIIEPGPFRTDFLGRSGVEAEARIPDYDPTAGKTREYFHDQAGKQPGDPAKAVQAILDVVGAEKPPLHLLLGKIALTRFRTRLDGWKQELDQWESLTIGADFPEGE
- a CDS encoding HAD family hydrolase yields the protein MSSIRTIFWDIGGVLLTNGWDRHQRARVLGGLGVDLPDYESRHEAANFYWERGLSSARTFFDQTLFVHPRSFTFEDLWPRVCAESAILHPGSFEILKSLKDSGRYRQATLNNESRELNDHRLDAFALRPCFDYFICSGYVHVMKPHPDIYRAAVEISGLPAQSALFIDDKQENCEAAVALGMRAIRFDSSEQLRTSLADYGVAA
- the pgl gene encoding 6-phosphogluconolactonase, which gives rise to MPRPVTLTYKVYPTSIATAEAGALLFSETASQVSQARGRVRIAISGGSTPKTMFKILADPKYPYLTETPWDKIDLFFVDERTVPPTDSDSNYRMTRENLLDFVPLPPAQVHRIEGELDPEVAASKYESDLRNSFKLEGAETPTFDLLFLGMGDDGHTASLFPHTEGLNEISRLAIANHVPQKDTWRVTLTWPVINQSRDVAFLIEGSAKAKLLNEVFTGPYQPETYPSQIIRPASGKLTLLIDKAVAEYLPAPLPASDEKSPAIGTLELK
- the zwf gene encoding glucose-6-phosphate dehydrogenase; amino-acid sequence: MTNTEISVTPPPPAAPERKPDPCIVVIFGASGDLTKRKLLPALYHLEQGNLLPSEIAVVGVARRPLEQSFPPDMKEGVIAGGGVEKDDPKLDPFISKVSYHAMNFDDPKGYDSLKAVLSGIDEKFGTKGNRLFYLATAPEYFSDIIKLLGEHGMSKPTSDRTWVRTIIEKPFGHDLESARALNDEVNKVFDEDQIFRIDHYLGKETVQNILVFRFANSIFENVWNRNYIDHVEITAAESIGIEGRGPFYEGAGALRDVVQNHVMEVLSFIAMEPPVSFEASAVRAEKVKVWRAIQPIAPEHAIRGQYGPSTINGKPAAGYREEDRVSPTSQTETYAALKLEIENWRWAGVPFYIRAGKRMTKRLTEITIMFKQPPLRLFKKEGTSEHIEPNFISMRIQPDDGITLRFGAKVPGPSMDISAVDMDFSYADAFGPSSNNGYERLLLDAMLGDATLFAHRDGVEATWALITPILENWKKTPLSDLPNYPAGSWGPATSDALLKADGRKWRKL